A genomic region of Paenibacillus sp. PL2-23 contains the following coding sequences:
- a CDS encoding sugar ABC transporter permease, with product METLPTNHNNHKSVDPTPPKKRDRGAWKTVVQQKYLYLMSLPFIIWLFVFNYLPVAGWIMAFQNYKPAKSFTDQKWVGLDNFIDLFQDERFYLVLRNTLAMSFMGIIAGFVVPIAFAIFLNELRGKFFKRTVQTVSYLPHFVSWVVVAGIITKMLSIEGGIVNELLVGLGIINEPIQFMAKGEWFWGIVTASDVWKETGWNAIIYLAAIAGIDKELYEAARVDGAGRFRQMWNITLPGIRTTISVLLIMSIGHLIGIGFEKQFQLSNSLVTDYSEVLDLYALNYGIGIGRFSYGTAISIFTSVISIFLLLTANGIMKKLTKESIM from the coding sequence ATGGAAACGCTGCCAACAAATCATAACAACCATAAAAGCGTTGACCCGACACCGCCGAAAAAACGGGATAGAGGAGCCTGGAAGACAGTCGTGCAGCAAAAGTATCTCTATTTGATGTCGCTGCCATTTATTATTTGGCTGTTCGTCTTCAATTACCTGCCGGTAGCGGGCTGGATTATGGCCTTCCAGAACTACAAGCCTGCCAAGTCATTTACGGATCAGAAATGGGTAGGCTTGGATAACTTTATTGACTTGTTCCAGGATGAGCGCTTCTATCTTGTGCTCAGGAACACGCTGGCCATGAGCTTTATGGGCATTATCGCCGGCTTCGTGGTGCCAATCGCGTTTGCGATTTTCTTGAACGAGCTGCGGGGCAAGTTTTTTAAACGGACGGTGCAAACGGTTTCTTATTTGCCCCACTTTGTATCATGGGTCGTCGTTGCGGGCATTATTACGAAGATGCTTTCAATTGAAGGCGGTATCGTGAATGAGCTGCTGGTGGGGCTAGGCATCATTAACGAGCCGATTCAATTTATGGCCAAGGGCGAGTGGTTCTGGGGCATCGTCACGGCGTCGGACGTCTGGAAGGAAACCGGCTGGAACGCGATTATATATCTCGCCGCCATAGCAGGCATTGACAAGGAGCTGTACGAGGCCGCAAGAGTGGACGGCGCGGGCCGCTTCAGGCAGATGTGGAATATTACGCTGCCAGGCATTCGCACAACCATTTCGGTTCTGCTGATCATGTCGATCGGCCACTTGATCGGGATTGGCTTTGAGAAGCAATTCCAGCTTAGCAATTCACTGGTTACCGACTACTCGGAAGTACTGGACTTGTATGCGCTGAACTATGGTATAGGCATCGGGCGCTTCTCCTACGGTACGGCAATCAGTATATTCACCTCGGTCATCAGTATCTTCCTGCTGCTTACAGCCAATGGCATTATGAAGAAGCTAACCAAAGAAAGCATTATGTAG
- a CDS encoding glycoside hydrolase family 3 C-terminal domain-containing protein yields MNHPFQNPDLPLEERVSDLIGRLTLDEKIQLMCQYQADIPRLGIQKYKHGTEGAHGVAWLGEATVFPQNTGLACTWNPELMREIGSVIAEEARVYYQRNREINGLTIWAPTVDLERDPRWGRTEEAYGEDPYLTGRLSTELVKGMQGEHPFYYKSVATLKHFYGNNNEVDRGSASVSIDPRNQREYYLKAFEMPFREGKAGSMMTAYNGVNGIPCNLNQEVQRIVKDEWGMDGFVVGDAGDVLGTVMDHHYVDSYAEAVAGSIKAGIDSITDDQDISLRAIRDALEQGLLAEADLDRALRNTFRVRIRLGEWDPAERNPYSDVPESKLCAPEHAALSLRAAREGVVLLKNNGLLPLSGKSGSVAVVGPLADFAYTDWYSGTPPYRVTPLQGVKEKLEGGRAAFHSGLDLIRIRSAATGQYVRVSASEDAALLADTMDAAQASLFERNDWGWGSVTLRDVASGKYVTESDTGLRALSDEARGWFVKEAFAFAELADGSVELRSWEGKPVALNSGQQLVVPHELPETSAAQLVIETVESGIGAAVNAARSAETAIVLVGNSPFINGKETVDRPDITLPPEQHALIRAVYEANPNTVVVIVGGYPFAVNWENEHVPAIVYTSHAGQELGHAIADALFGDYSPAGRLNMTWYKSAGQLPELMDYDIIKGKRTYQYFDGEALYPFGHGLSYTSFAYEGLTLSQSRIGAGDSVTVSVTIRNTGAMAGGEVPQLYVKANASRVARPIKTLLGFKRIELAAGAEAVVELTLKASQLAIWDVTRDRYCVESGAYTLMLGSSSSMILLEETLQVDGELIPPRSLREPVRAVNYDDYAGVFVDECREGGESVRLKGDSGWIVFRDVEFGEGEGAKRLEARVSGHIQGGELIVALKQPDGPPVFTCKVTPTGGRQAWTTVTAEAIALTGRHDVYVSMKGETAISWLRIH; encoded by the coding sequence ATGAACCATCCATTTCAAAACCCGGATTTGCCGCTTGAGGAGCGGGTCAGCGATCTGATCGGGAGATTGACGCTGGACGAGAAAATTCAATTAATGTGCCAATATCAGGCCGATATTCCTCGGCTTGGCATTCAGAAATATAAGCATGGAACAGAGGGCGCTCACGGTGTGGCCTGGCTGGGCGAGGCGACCGTATTCCCGCAGAATACGGGGCTTGCTTGCACCTGGAATCCGGAGCTGATGCGTGAGATCGGCTCGGTGATCGCCGAGGAGGCTCGCGTCTATTATCAGCGCAACCGCGAGATAAACGGCTTGACGATCTGGGCGCCGACGGTCGATCTGGAGCGCGATCCGCGCTGGGGTAGAACGGAGGAGGCCTATGGCGAGGACCCGTATCTAACGGGAAGATTGTCCACTGAGCTGGTCAAGGGCATGCAGGGCGAGCATCCGTTCTATTACAAGTCGGTCGCAACGCTGAAGCACTTCTACGGCAACAACAACGAGGTCGATCGCGGCAGCGCTTCTGTCAGCATTGATCCCAGAAACCAGCGGGAATATTATTTGAAAGCGTTCGAGATGCCGTTCCGCGAAGGAAAAGCGGGCTCGATGATGACAGCATACAACGGGGTTAACGGCATACCGTGCAATCTGAATCAAGAGGTTCAGCGAATCGTGAAGGACGAATGGGGCATGGACGGATTCGTAGTCGGAGATGCTGGAGACGTGCTTGGCACCGTCATGGATCATCATTATGTGGATTCCTACGCGGAAGCTGTGGCTGGCTCTATTAAAGCCGGCATTGACAGCATCACCGATGATCAGGACATCTCCTTACGCGCGATAAGAGACGCCTTGGAGCAAGGACTGCTGGCGGAAGCGGATCTGGATCGTGCGCTTCGCAATACGTTCCGGGTTCGGATCCGGCTTGGCGAATGGGATCCCGCAGAGCGGAACCCCTACAGCGATGTCCCGGAATCCAAGCTGTGCGCGCCTGAGCATGCGGCTCTGTCGCTGCGGGCAGCGCGCGAAGGCGTTGTTCTGCTCAAGAACAACGGCTTGCTGCCGCTTAGCGGCAAAAGCGGCTCCGTTGCCGTTGTTGGTCCGCTGGCGGACTTTGCTTATACGGATTGGTACAGCGGAACGCCTCCGTATCGCGTAACTCCTCTGCAGGGCGTGAAGGAGAAGCTGGAGGGAGGCCGAGCGGCATTCCATTCGGGGCTGGACCTGATCCGTATTCGTTCCGCTGCGACGGGACAATATGTGCGCGTTTCGGCATCGGAGGACGCCGCGCTTCTGGCGGACACAATGGACGCCGCCCAGGCATCGCTGTTCGAGCGCAACGACTGGGGCTGGGGAAGCGTCACGCTTCGGGATGTCGCCAGCGGGAAATATGTGACTGAAAGCGACACGGGGCTTCGCGCCTTATCCGACGAAGCGCGCGGCTGGTTCGTGAAGGAGGCGTTTGCGTTCGCCGAGCTGGCGGACGGCAGCGTAGAGTTGCGGTCATGGGAAGGCAAGCCGGTAGCGCTTAACAGTGGTCAGCAGCTTGTTGTGCCGCATGAGCTGCCGGAGACAAGCGCAGCTCAGCTGGTCATCGAGACTGTTGAGAGCGGCATCGGGGCAGCGGTCAATGCTGCTCGGTCGGCGGAGACGGCAATCGTCCTCGTAGGCAACAGCCCGTTCATTAACGGCAAGGAGACGGTCGACCGCCCCGACATCACGCTGCCGCCGGAGCAGCATGCGCTCATTCGCGCTGTATATGAAGCAAACCCCAATACAGTGGTCGTTATAGTGGGCGGTTATCCCTTCGCCGTTAACTGGGAGAACGAGCATGTGCCGGCGATTGTGTACACCTCCCATGCTGGCCAAGAGCTTGGCCATGCTATAGCGGATGCCCTGTTCGGCGATTACAGCCCCGCCGGGCGATTGAACATGACCTGGTACAAATCGGCCGGGCAGCTGCCGGAGCTGATGGATTACGACATTATAAAAGGCAAGCGGACGTATCAGTATTTCGACGGTGAGGCGCTGTATCCGTTCGGCCACGGACTGAGCTATACATCCTTCGCTTATGAAGGGCTGACTCTCAGCCAAAGCCGGATCGGCGCAGGCGATTCGGTGACGGTATCCGTGACGATTCGGAATACCGGCGCTATGGCTGGCGGAGAGGTTCCGCAGCTCTATGTGAAGGCTAACGCGTCCCGAGTTGCCCGTCCCATCAAGACTTTGCTCGGCTTTAAGCGAATAGAGCTTGCCGCGGGCGCCGAGGCGGTGGTGGAGCTCACGCTGAAGGCATCCCAGCTTGCTATCTGGGATGTGACTCGGGATCGTTATTGCGTCGAAAGCGGAGCTTATACACTCATGCTCGGCTCGTCCTCAAGCATGATTCTGTTAGAGGAAACGCTGCAGGTCGACGGCGAGCTTATACCGCCTAGATCGCTTCGGGAGCCCGTTAGAGCTGTAAATTATGATGACTATGCCGGTGTGTTCGTGGATGAATGCCGCGAGGGCGGCGAGAGTGTCCGGCTGAAGGGCGACAGCGGCTGGATCGTGTTCCGTGACGTGGAATTCGGAGAAGGGGAAGGAGCCAAGCGTCTGGAGGCGAGAGTGTCCGGCCATATCCAGGGCGGCGAGCTGATCGTAGCCTTGAAGCAGCCGGACGGTCCGCCAGTCTTCACTTGCAAGGTAACGCCAACAGGCGGCCGCCAGGCATGGACGACGGTTACCGCAGAGGCGATAGCCCTAACAGGGCGCCATGATGTGTACGTAAGCATGAAGGGCGAGACGGCAATCAGCTGGCTCCGCATTCACTGA
- a CDS encoding histidine kinase: MLHSWIRMTNNLKLKHKLIASYILIVLIPVMMVGGVVVGYFREQAMDRAIQQATNNVDKIKSQLDNMLRIPLDVTDTLLLDKTMEAMATTRYESVLELTKAYRSYDGFKTFFKLYREIGGIRFYYENPTLINNLELIPVDEEIKSRYWYQKAKASKSVNWYFIDDKENIPIRMLSLIRQVPFPDRQSSGVLVVSLNQSELNGILAQEPFETLIADERGYVVAAQNTSLVGRTLSELDYGVNLSDMPSGSHKVDIKGEPSYMIIDELTPELSASSLRVVSLFSTQSIVKDANTVSVIGLSLILLVLLIAMFFVYTVSLLTTNRLLRLSRHLNRLALGDLNVVSSIDGNDEIGQLSRQFNYMVESIRTLLQQVVEKTEQMSSLELAQREIKLKMMASQINPHFLFNALESIRMNAVLKGEREIAKVVRLLAKLMRKNLEVGREHIPLSEEVEMVRSYLDIQKFRYEDRLQYELSVDPGASDVLVPPLIIQPLIENAVVHGVEGKEQGVKVELVISRSGDEVLVTVRDNGLGMQPERLEEVLATLSSPDESSRSRIGLRNVHQRLVMTYGEAHGLRIASEYGQGTTFSFTLKSINL; the protein is encoded by the coding sequence ATGTTACATAGTTGGATTCGCATGACAAATAACCTGAAGCTGAAGCACAAGTTGATTGCTTCCTACATTCTGATTGTTCTTATTCCCGTTATGATGGTCGGGGGAGTTGTTGTGGGCTACTTCCGGGAGCAGGCCATGGACCGGGCAATCCAGCAGGCGACGAACAACGTGGACAAAATCAAGTCGCAGCTCGACAATATGCTGCGCATACCGCTAGATGTTACGGACACGCTGCTGCTGGACAAAACGATGGAAGCAATGGCGACAACAAGATATGAAAGCGTTCTCGAGCTGACCAAGGCTTACCGCTCCTACGACGGCTTCAAGACGTTCTTCAAGCTGTACCGCGAAATTGGCGGCATTCGCTTCTATTATGAGAATCCGACGCTCATCAATAATCTGGAGCTGATTCCTGTGGACGAGGAGATCAAGAGCAGGTATTGGTACCAGAAGGCCAAGGCCTCCAAAAGCGTGAACTGGTATTTCATTGACGATAAAGAAAATATCCCGATTCGCATGCTCAGCTTAATTCGCCAGGTGCCGTTCCCTGATCGCCAATCCTCCGGTGTGCTGGTCGTTTCGCTGAATCAGTCGGAGCTGAATGGCATACTTGCCCAAGAGCCGTTCGAGACGCTTATTGCAGATGAACGGGGTTATGTGGTGGCGGCCCAGAATACGTCACTGGTCGGCAGGACGCTCAGCGAGCTGGATTATGGCGTCAATCTGAGCGACATGCCCTCTGGCAGCCACAAGGTCGACATCAAGGGTGAGCCCTCCTATATGATTATCGATGAATTAACCCCGGAGCTCAGCGCCAGCAGCCTTCGAGTGGTGTCCTTGTTCAGCACCCAATCCATCGTGAAGGATGCCAATACGGTAAGTGTAATTGGATTAAGTCTTATTCTGCTTGTCCTGCTCATTGCGATGTTCTTCGTCTACACGGTGTCGCTGCTGACGACCAACCGGCTGCTCCGTCTAAGCCGACATCTCAACAGGCTGGCCCTTGGCGATTTGAACGTTGTCTCCAGCATCGACGGCAATGACGAGATCGGCCAGCTGTCCCGTCAATTCAACTACATGGTGGAGAGCATCCGAACACTCCTTCAGCAGGTTGTGGAGAAGACGGAGCAGATGAGCTCTCTGGAGCTTGCGCAAAGAGAGATCAAGCTGAAGATGATGGCAAGCCAGATTAATCCCCATTTTCTGTTCAACGCGCTGGAGTCGATTCGGATGAACGCGGTGCTCAAGGGGGAGCGTGAAATCGCCAAGGTTGTCCGCCTCCTGGCCAAGCTGATGCGCAAAAATCTGGAGGTGGGCCGCGAGCATATACCGCTGTCGGAGGAAGTCGAGATGGTGCGCTCCTACCTGGATATTCAAAAGTTCCGATACGAGGACCGGCTGCAATATGAGCTGTCTGTTGATCCAGGGGCCTCGGACGTGCTGGTGCCGCCTCTCATTATCCAGCCGCTTATTGAAAATGCGGTTGTGCACGGCGTAGAAGGCAAGGAGCAGGGCGTCAAGGTGGAGCTTGTCATTAGCAGGAGTGGAGACGAGGTGCTTGTCACCGTACGGGATAACGGGCTTGGCATGCAGCCGGAACGGCTGGAGGAGGTGCTGGCTACCTTGTCCAGTCCGGATGAGAGCAGCCGCAGCCGAATTGGGCTGCGCAATGTGCATCAGCGTCTGGTCATGACGTACGGAGAAGCGCACGGACTTCGGATCGCAAGCGAATACGGACAAGGGACGACGTTTTCATTTACGCTAAAATCGATAAATTTGTGA
- a CDS encoding AraC family transcriptional regulator → METSARHLLKESRTHGDEQHPFGMYWLNYGPGEHVIDCHWHEEAEIFYCMQGETLFQVDTDYFLVRAGEAVFVDGGDIHAAHAHGRDGCSFFSLVFDTNLLASANYDAVQEKLVLPLVERRGTFPRHIAGREPYESQLLQHIAAMMESCRQQPEGFEGAVKGRLYLMLADLAASGKRSSRMDSSRSESSKIERLKAVIAYIQHNYERQLRLSELAALIPMSEGHFSRFFKSMTRQSPMDYINSYRIRQAAELLREQERKISDIAMEVGYDNISYFIRVFRKVMHCSPSDFRKRLPSHDQ, encoded by the coding sequence TTGGAGACCAGTGCAAGGCATTTGCTCAAGGAAAGCCGCACGCATGGCGATGAGCAGCATCCATTCGGCATGTATTGGCTGAATTACGGGCCCGGCGAGCATGTCATCGACTGCCATTGGCATGAGGAAGCGGAAATTTTCTACTGCATGCAGGGTGAAACCCTGTTCCAGGTCGATACCGACTACTTCCTCGTGCGCGCGGGGGAAGCCGTATTTGTGGATGGAGGCGATATACACGCCGCTCATGCCCACGGACGGGACGGCTGCTCGTTTTTCTCGCTGGTCTTCGACACCAATCTGCTTGCGAGCGCCAATTATGACGCCGTTCAAGAGAAGCTTGTCTTGCCGCTGGTGGAGCGGCGCGGCACCTTCCCGAGACATATAGCCGGAAGAGAGCCTTATGAATCCCAGCTGCTCCAGCACATTGCCGCTATGATGGAGAGCTGCAGGCAGCAGCCGGAAGGCTTCGAAGGCGCCGTCAAAGGCCGGCTGTATCTGATGCTGGCCGATCTTGCGGCCAGCGGCAAGCGAAGCAGCCGTATGGACAGCAGTCGAAGCGAGTCCTCCAAGATTGAACGGCTCAAGGCCGTCATCGCATATATCCAGCACAATTACGAGCGTCAGCTTCGATTATCCGAGCTGGCAGCCCTTATTCCCATGAGCGAGGGCCACTTCTCCCGCTTCTTCAAGTCTATGACCCGCCAAAGTCCGATGGATTACATCAACTCCTATCGGATTAGACAGGCGGCGGAGCTGCTGCGGGAGCAGGAACGCAAAATATCGGATATCGCGATGGAGGTCGGCTATGACAACATCAGCTATTTTATCCGGGTATTCCGCAAGGTCATGCACTGCTCCCCATCGGACTTCCGCAAGCGTCTGCCATCGCACGATCAGTGA
- a CDS encoding response regulator transcription factor, whose translation MIKVLIVDDEPKQREGLRAVIDWPSYGFTVMDTAANGNEALDKYKTIRPELVIADIRMPGMDGLQLAGQLRALDERLHMLILSGYADFDYAKKAMAHRVDGYLMKPVDEDELIDYLTKIKEQIDRDRAAERWQRATSEWSRETFIRTLLNGTAEDRSGLEREAEQLGLLWSSYQVLLLTLLPKEEGEELDIDAQKGLQRLLAEMFEQSGRGFVFSNQAKIGVLLKEPILSVEKDEVYRELQRELQRWDIEFSASLGPKVHTLGEIAESYGAARSLSRKHFFIGNGQLLCPELEKALEQAAADDHKNAELCKEQLYYALEVGNKETMLQLLRQTGQSLIAQGLNEGELKRRFVELLTSTLGKGLKQSPQLQSRSEEYADYIAEIYKVHTVKGVYEKAGHFLEQMMNQLGEGGNHREVKMMLDLIHRNFSDNLKLETLSGIFNYNSAYLGKLFKNVTGEYFNTYLDKVRIENAKTLLEEGMKVYQVAEKVGYTNVDYFHTKFRKYVGTSPSAYRKTASHA comes from the coding sequence ATGATTAAAGTGCTAATTGTCGACGACGAGCCGAAGCAGAGGGAAGGCTTGCGCGCTGTGATTGATTGGCCTTCTTACGGATTCACCGTAATGGATACGGCAGCGAACGGTAACGAGGCGCTGGACAAATATAAAACGATCCGGCCCGAGCTGGTCATCGCGGACATTCGCATGCCCGGAATGGATGGCTTGCAGCTGGCAGGGCAGCTCCGCGCGCTCGACGAAAGGCTGCATATGCTTATCTTAAGCGGCTACGCGGATTTCGATTACGCCAAGAAAGCGATGGCGCACCGTGTGGACGGCTATTTGATGAAGCCGGTGGACGAGGATGAGCTGATCGACTACCTGACCAAGATCAAGGAGCAGATCGATCGGGATCGCGCCGCGGAGCGCTGGCAGCGGGCAACCAGCGAATGGAGCAGGGAAACCTTCATTCGCACGCTGCTGAATGGAACAGCAGAGGACCGCTCAGGCCTGGAGAGGGAAGCGGAGCAGCTTGGGCTGTTATGGAGCAGCTACCAGGTGCTATTGCTGACGCTTCTGCCTAAGGAGGAGGGCGAGGAGCTGGACATAGACGCGCAGAAGGGGCTTCAGCGGCTGCTGGCGGAAATGTTCGAGCAGTCTGGTCGGGGCTTCGTATTCAGTAATCAGGCCAAGATTGGCGTACTGCTGAAGGAGCCGATACTGAGCGTGGAGAAGGATGAGGTCTACCGGGAGCTTCAGCGCGAGCTGCAGCGATGGGACATCGAGTTCTCCGCTTCACTGGGGCCGAAGGTGCATACGCTTGGGGAAATTGCGGAGTCCTATGGGGCGGCAAGGAGCTTGAGCAGAAAGCATTTTTTTATCGGTAACGGCCAGCTTCTGTGCCCGGAGCTCGAGAAGGCGCTGGAGCAGGCTGCAGCGGATGATCATAAAAACGCAGAATTGTGCAAGGAGCAGCTCTATTATGCGCTTGAGGTAGGCAATAAGGAAACGATGCTCCAGCTGCTTCGCCAGACAGGCCAGAGCCTCATCGCCCAAGGTCTGAATGAAGGGGAGCTGAAGCGCCGCTTCGTGGAGCTGCTTACCTCGACTCTGGGCAAGGGGCTTAAGCAATCGCCTCAGCTGCAGAGCCGCAGCGAAGAGTATGCGGATTATATCGCGGAAATTTACAAGGTGCATACGGTTAAGGGCGTCTATGAGAAGGCGGGCCATTTCCTGGAGCAGATGATGAATCAGCTGGGCGAAGGCGGCAATCACCGCGAGGTGAAGATGATGCTGGATTTGATCCATCGCAATTTCAGCGACAATCTGAAGCTGGAGACGCTGTCTGGCATCTTCAACTACAACAGCGCTTATCTGGGCAAGCTGTTCAAGAACGTGACCGGCGAATATTTCAATACGTATCTGGACAAGGTCCGGATTGAAAACGCCAAGACGCTGCTGGAGGAAGGTATGAAGGTGTATCAGGTCGCGGAGAAGGTCGGCTATACGAACGTTGATTATTTTCACACCAAATTCAGGAAGTATGTAGGCACATCGCCATCCGCCTACCGCAAGACGGCAAGCCATGCTTAA
- the yicI gene encoding alpha-xylosidase yields MKFTDGNWMIREGYSLSMAVQAHEMWEQDGTLNVAVSTTPIQGRGNMINTTLLTVQLHSPMPGVIGVKLTHFAGTVDHGPAFELSTSAGHAVITQNEAYAELRSGDLSVRVSKGAQWTVDFFRGEQRITGSGFKSMAHVTDPAGEVFMREELDLTVGEWVYGLGERFTSFVKNGQVVDIWNKDGGTSSEQAYKNIPFYVTNKGYGVFVNDPTGVSFEVASEKVKKVQFSVPGETIEYFVIDGPEPKAVLDKYTALTGKPALPPAWTFGLWLTTSFTTNYDEATVNSFVDGMAERDLPLHVFHFDCFWMREFHWTDFKWDERVFPDPVGMLKRLKEKGLKICVWINPYIGQRSRLFEEGKRNGYLVKKPNGDVWQWNLWQPGMALVDFTNPEACEWFAGYLRELVDMGVDSFKTDFGERIPTDVVYHDGSNPVKMHNYYTQLYNKVVFEVLEEKLGRNEAALFARSATVGGQKFPVHWGGDCYADYESMAESLRGGLSLGLSGFGFWSHDIGGFENTAPSHVFKRWLAFGLLSSHSRLHGSSSYRVPWAYDDEAVDVTRFYTKLKCSLMPYLFDTAVYATQKGVPTMRAMFLEFPQDPGAEMLDRQYMLGDSLLVAPVFSERGEVTYYLPEGAWTHLLTGETVEGGKWKQESYDFFSLPLFVRPNTILPRGAVDNRPDYDFASGVELALYQLAEGQPALRTVRNVKGETELTVTAVREGSRVIVRAEGAGKPFRVSLHGMGQASGAQGGKLTEEGLVEVEAFSGSTELVISL; encoded by the coding sequence ATGAAATTTACGGATGGCAACTGGATGATTAGAGAAGGGTATTCGCTCTCAATGGCCGTTCAGGCTCATGAGATGTGGGAGCAGGACGGCACGCTGAACGTAGCGGTGTCTACGACGCCAATTCAAGGACGCGGCAATATGATCAATACAACCCTGCTTACCGTGCAGCTTCATTCTCCGATGCCTGGCGTAATCGGCGTGAAGCTGACTCACTTCGCAGGCACGGTGGATCATGGTCCAGCCTTCGAGCTGTCAACCTCCGCCGGCCACGCGGTTATTACACAGAATGAAGCATATGCGGAGCTGAGAAGCGGCGATCTGAGCGTTCGCGTCTCCAAGGGTGCGCAATGGACGGTTGACTTCTTCCGCGGCGAGCAGCGCATCACAGGCAGCGGCTTCAAGTCGATGGCTCATGTGACGGATCCTGCGGGCGAGGTATTTATGCGCGAGGAGCTGGATCTGACCGTTGGCGAGTGGGTATATGGCCTTGGCGAACGGTTTACTTCCTTCGTGAAAAACGGCCAGGTCGTAGATATCTGGAACAAGGACGGCGGCACAAGCTCGGAGCAAGCCTACAAGAACATACCGTTCTACGTGACGAACAAAGGCTACGGTGTATTCGTTAACGACCCTACGGGCGTATCCTTCGAGGTTGCTTCGGAGAAGGTGAAGAAGGTGCAGTTCAGCGTTCCTGGCGAAACGATTGAATACTTTGTCATTGACGGACCGGAGCCGAAGGCTGTACTGGATAAATATACTGCGCTGACTGGCAAGCCTGCGCTTCCGCCTGCATGGACGTTCGGCTTGTGGCTGACGACGTCCTTCACAACGAATTACGACGAGGCGACAGTGAACTCCTTCGTGGACGGCATGGCGGAGCGAGATCTGCCCCTGCACGTATTCCACTTCGATTGCTTCTGGATGCGCGAGTTCCACTGGACGGACTTCAAATGGGATGAGCGCGTATTCCCGGACCCTGTCGGCATGCTGAAGCGTCTGAAGGAGAAGGGGCTGAAGATTTGCGTCTGGATCAATCCCTATATCGGACAGCGCTCCCGTCTGTTCGAGGAGGGCAAGCGCAACGGATATTTGGTGAAGAAGCCTAATGGCGACGTATGGCAATGGAATCTGTGGCAGCCAGGCATGGCACTGGTCGACTTCACCAACCCGGAGGCATGCGAATGGTTCGCAGGCTATCTTCGCGAGCTGGTGGATATGGGCGTCGACAGCTTCAAAACGGATTTCGGCGAAAGAATTCCGACGGATGTCGTCTATCACGACGGCTCCAATCCGGTGAAGATGCACAACTATTATACGCAGCTGTACAACAAGGTTGTATTCGAGGTGCTTGAGGAGAAGCTGGGCAGGAACGAGGCGGCGCTGTTCGCGCGTTCGGCTACCGTTGGGGGGCAGAAATTCCCGGTTCACTGGGGCGGCGACTGCTACGCCGATTACGAGTCGATGGCGGAGAGCCTTCGCGGCGGCTTGTCGCTTGGCTTGTCGGGCTTCGGCTTCTGGAGCCATGACATCGGCGGCTTCGAGAATACAGCGCCATCGCATGTATTCAAGCGCTGGCTGGCCTTCGGCCTTCTGTCCAGCCATAGCCGCCTGCACGGCAGCAGCTCGTACCGCGTGCCATGGGCTTATGACGATGAAGCTGTTGATGTGACACGCTTCTACACGAAGCTGAAATGCTCCCTAATGCCGTACCTGTTCGACACGGCCGTCTATGCGACGCAGAAGGGTGTTCCGACGATGCGCGCGATGTTCCTTGAATTCCCGCAGGATCCGGGCGCCGAGATGCTCGACCGTCAATATATGCTGGGCGACTCGCTGCTTGTTGCTCCTGTATTCAGCGAGCGTGGAGAAGTGACCTATTACTTGCCGGAAGGCGCCTGGACCCATCTCTTGACGGGAGAGACGGTGGAGGGCGGCAAGTGGAAGCAGGAAAGCTATGACTTCTTCAGCCTGCCGCTGTTCGTTCGTCCCAACACGATATTGCCTCGCGGAGCGGTGGACAACCGTCCAGATTACGACTTTGCCAGCGGCGTAGAGCTTGCGTTGTACCAGCTGGCGGAAGGCCAGCCAGCGCTGCGTACGGTCCGGAATGTGAAGGGCGAGACGGAGCTGACGGTTACAGCCGTACGGGAAGGCTCACGTGTTATTGTGAGGGCGGAAGGAGCAGGCAAGCCGTTCCGCGTATCGCTGCATGGCATGGGCCAGGCGTCGGGCGCGCAGGGCGGCAAGCTGACGGAGGAGGGCCTCGTAGAGGTGGAAGCCTTCTCCGGCTCAACGGAGCTTGTGATCTCGTTGTAG